A single genomic interval of Mangifera indica cultivar Alphonso chromosome 5, CATAS_Mindica_2.1, whole genome shotgun sequence harbors:
- the LOC123215593 gene encoding uncharacterized protein LOC123215593 isoform X1, with product MAEYVAAPTCIKLYMQSTRAKERECLRKNSFLRPAQRRCSSGRCKVAQFSLQKMCVIRTSSAENQLVYPHPRECSFKCSCSGFLVNSDVATVSEWIPVGDQVLLMASIFLTYLAGVIPVQKSNHTLQKSILDNVVASENSTSPGSARKNDDKANLNYAWEVVKQKLLDSLDAIEHGINSGNRALEFEQQQEKHQLSLYAVSEGPKLRLLWASFLQLEKEVNNISSNPNSVNMDDWTTIFSEIIRESCQTVCMTWLENEFDLDNSNVDKALISLITEKLKGDDTVLKNIVKLGKRDLYAELVYFLRFDCPSRKGCCYDKTLFSLYVDSILEDLVITLADGIASIYLELISVDGNLSNEINSLGLVMCNLSTRALQRLRNEVALNLWLYQNVKAVVSMYEDRFDLCTFQMHLIEESSRDIQLENHNWWKKLTWGKSGTSTSASSYIEIIQISISVRRTKELRALTGWRYYFSLFLELSDISLPFIRAVFEKLSNAISFFFVSLIGRSIGLIYTGIRQSLRWK from the exons AAGGTGTTCCAGTGGAAGATGTAAAGTTGCCCAGTTCTCATTGCAGAAAATGTGTGTGATTAGGACTTCAAGCGCTGAAAATCAGTTAGTCTATCCACATCCCAGGGAATGTTCATTCAAATGTAGTTGCTCAGGGTTTTTGGTGAACTCTGATGTTGCAACAGTCTCTGAATGGATTCCCGTTGGTGATCAGGTACTTCTTATGGCCAGTATTTTCCTTACTTATCTGGCTGGAGTAATTCCTGTTCAGAAGTCTAATCACACTTTGCAAAAGAGCATACTTGATAACGTTGTGGCCTCTGAGAATTCAACCTCTCCTGGTAG TGCCCGGAAGAATGATGACAaagctaatttaaattatgcttGGGAAGTGGTGAAACAAAAACTTTTGGATTCTCTAGATGCTATTGAACATGGTATTAATTCTGGAAACAGAGCCCTTGAATTTGAACAACAACAGGAAAAGCACCAACTAAGTTTGTATGCTGTATCTGAGGGACCAAAGTTACGGTTGCTTTGGGCTTCTTTTCTGCAGCTTGAGAAAGAG GTAAATAATATCTCCAGCAATCCCAACTCTGTTAACATGGATGATTGGACAactattttttctgaaatcattcGAGAATCCTGTCAAACAGTATGCATGACTTGGCTGGAAAATGAATTTGACCTAGACAATAGTAATGTTGACAAG GCACTTATTTCTCTTATTACAGAGAAGTTAAAAGGAGATGATACTGTTTTAAAGAATATTGTAAAGTTAGGCAAGAGAGATCTTTATGCTGAATTAGTGTACTTTCTTCGGTTCGATTGCCCCAG CAGAAAGGGTTGCTGTTACGACAAgactttgttttctttgtatgtGGATTCTATATTAGAAGATTTGGTGATAACTCTAGCAGATGGGATTGCGAGCATTTATCTAGAGCTTATTTCTGTCGACGGCAATTTGTCAAATGAAATTAACAGCCTGGGTTTGGTGATGTGTAATCTGTCAACCCGTGCACTCCAAAGATTACGTAATGAG GTGGCCCTGAATTTATGGTTGTACCAAAATGTGAAGGCAGTTGTATCAATGTATGAAGATCGGTTTGACCTGTGCACATTTCAGATGCATCTCATTGAGGAATCTAGCAGGGATATCCAACTTGAGAATCATAATTGGTGGAAGAAGCTGACCTGGGGAAAATCTGGGACTTCGACATCTGCATCAAGTTATATTGAAATAATCCAAATTTCCATTTCTGTGAGAAGAACCAAGGAACTAAGGGCCCTGACAGGGTG GAGGTATTACTTCAGCCTATTCCTCGAATTATCTGACATTAGCTTGCCATTTATTAGAGCAGTTTTTGAAAAACTCAGCAATGCCATCTCATTCTTTTTTGTTAGCTTGATTGGGAGGTCGATAGGACTTATCTACACCGGAATTAGACAGTCCCTGCGATGGAAGTAA
- the LOC123215593 gene encoding uncharacterized protein LOC123215593 isoform X2, with product MAEYVAAPTCIKLYMQSTRAKERECLRKNSFLRPAQRRCSSGRCKVAQFSLQKMCVIRTSSAENQLVYPHPRECSFKCSCSGFLVNSDVATVSEWIPVGDQVLLMASIFLTYLAGVIPVQKSNHTLQKSILDNVVASENSTSPGSARKNDDKANLNYAWEVVKQKLLDSLDAIEHGINSGNRALEFEQQQEKHQLSLYAVSEGPKLRLLWASFLQLEKEVNNISSNPNSVNMDDWTTIFSEIIRESCQTVCMTWLENEFDLDNSNVDKALISLITEKLKGDDTVLKNIVKLGKRDLYAELVYFLRFDCPRKGCCYDKTLFSLYVDSILEDLVITLADGIASIYLELISVDGNLSNEINSLGLVMCNLSTRALQRLRNEVALNLWLYQNVKAVVSMYEDRFDLCTFQMHLIEESSRDIQLENHNWWKKLTWGKSGTSTSASSYIEIIQISISVRRTKELRALTGWRYYFSLFLELSDISLPFIRAVFEKLSNAISFFFVSLIGRSIGLIYTGIRQSLRWK from the exons AAGGTGTTCCAGTGGAAGATGTAAAGTTGCCCAGTTCTCATTGCAGAAAATGTGTGTGATTAGGACTTCAAGCGCTGAAAATCAGTTAGTCTATCCACATCCCAGGGAATGTTCATTCAAATGTAGTTGCTCAGGGTTTTTGGTGAACTCTGATGTTGCAACAGTCTCTGAATGGATTCCCGTTGGTGATCAGGTACTTCTTATGGCCAGTATTTTCCTTACTTATCTGGCTGGAGTAATTCCTGTTCAGAAGTCTAATCACACTTTGCAAAAGAGCATACTTGATAACGTTGTGGCCTCTGAGAATTCAACCTCTCCTGGTAG TGCCCGGAAGAATGATGACAaagctaatttaaattatgcttGGGAAGTGGTGAAACAAAAACTTTTGGATTCTCTAGATGCTATTGAACATGGTATTAATTCTGGAAACAGAGCCCTTGAATTTGAACAACAACAGGAAAAGCACCAACTAAGTTTGTATGCTGTATCTGAGGGACCAAAGTTACGGTTGCTTTGGGCTTCTTTTCTGCAGCTTGAGAAAGAG GTAAATAATATCTCCAGCAATCCCAACTCTGTTAACATGGATGATTGGACAactattttttctgaaatcattcGAGAATCCTGTCAAACAGTATGCATGACTTGGCTGGAAAATGAATTTGACCTAGACAATAGTAATGTTGACAAG GCACTTATTTCTCTTATTACAGAGAAGTTAAAAGGAGATGATACTGTTTTAAAGAATATTGTAAAGTTAGGCAAGAGAGATCTTTATGCTGAATTAGTGTACTTTCTTCGGTTCGATTGCCCCAG AAAGGGTTGCTGTTACGACAAgactttgttttctttgtatgtGGATTCTATATTAGAAGATTTGGTGATAACTCTAGCAGATGGGATTGCGAGCATTTATCTAGAGCTTATTTCTGTCGACGGCAATTTGTCAAATGAAATTAACAGCCTGGGTTTGGTGATGTGTAATCTGTCAACCCGTGCACTCCAAAGATTACGTAATGAG GTGGCCCTGAATTTATGGTTGTACCAAAATGTGAAGGCAGTTGTATCAATGTATGAAGATCGGTTTGACCTGTGCACATTTCAGATGCATCTCATTGAGGAATCTAGCAGGGATATCCAACTTGAGAATCATAATTGGTGGAAGAAGCTGACCTGGGGAAAATCTGGGACTTCGACATCTGCATCAAGTTATATTGAAATAATCCAAATTTCCATTTCTGTGAGAAGAACCAAGGAACTAAGGGCCCTGACAGGGTG GAGGTATTACTTCAGCCTATTCCTCGAATTATCTGACATTAGCTTGCCATTTATTAGAGCAGTTTTTGAAAAACTCAGCAATGCCATCTCATTCTTTTTTGTTAGCTTGATTGGGAGGTCGATAGGACTTATCTACACCGGAATTAGACAGTCCCTGCGATGGAAGTAA
- the LOC123215593 gene encoding uncharacterized protein LOC123215593 isoform X3, producing the protein MAEYVAAPTCIKLYMQSTRAKERECLRKNSFLRPAQRCSSGRCKVAQFSLQKMCVIRTSSAENQLVYPHPRECSFKCSCSGFLVNSDVATVSEWIPVGDQVLLMASIFLTYLAGVIPVQKSNHTLQKSILDNVVASENSTSPGSARKNDDKANLNYAWEVVKQKLLDSLDAIEHGINSGNRALEFEQQQEKHQLSLYAVSEGPKLRLLWASFLQLEKEVNNISSNPNSVNMDDWTTIFSEIIRESCQTVCMTWLENEFDLDNSNVDKALISLITEKLKGDDTVLKNIVKLGKRDLYAELVYFLRFDCPSRKGCCYDKTLFSLYVDSILEDLVITLADGIASIYLELISVDGNLSNEINSLGLVMCNLSTRALQRLRNEVALNLWLYQNVKAVVSMYEDRFDLCTFQMHLIEESSRDIQLENHNWWKKLTWGKSGTSTSASSYIEIIQISISVRRTKELRALTGWRYYFSLFLELSDISLPFIRAVFEKLSNAISFFFVSLIGRSIGLIYTGIRQSLRWK; encoded by the exons GTGTTCCAGTGGAAGATGTAAAGTTGCCCAGTTCTCATTGCAGAAAATGTGTGTGATTAGGACTTCAAGCGCTGAAAATCAGTTAGTCTATCCACATCCCAGGGAATGTTCATTCAAATGTAGTTGCTCAGGGTTTTTGGTGAACTCTGATGTTGCAACAGTCTCTGAATGGATTCCCGTTGGTGATCAGGTACTTCTTATGGCCAGTATTTTCCTTACTTATCTGGCTGGAGTAATTCCTGTTCAGAAGTCTAATCACACTTTGCAAAAGAGCATACTTGATAACGTTGTGGCCTCTGAGAATTCAACCTCTCCTGGTAG TGCCCGGAAGAATGATGACAaagctaatttaaattatgcttGGGAAGTGGTGAAACAAAAACTTTTGGATTCTCTAGATGCTATTGAACATGGTATTAATTCTGGAAACAGAGCCCTTGAATTTGAACAACAACAGGAAAAGCACCAACTAAGTTTGTATGCTGTATCTGAGGGACCAAAGTTACGGTTGCTTTGGGCTTCTTTTCTGCAGCTTGAGAAAGAG GTAAATAATATCTCCAGCAATCCCAACTCTGTTAACATGGATGATTGGACAactattttttctgaaatcattcGAGAATCCTGTCAAACAGTATGCATGACTTGGCTGGAAAATGAATTTGACCTAGACAATAGTAATGTTGACAAG GCACTTATTTCTCTTATTACAGAGAAGTTAAAAGGAGATGATACTGTTTTAAAGAATATTGTAAAGTTAGGCAAGAGAGATCTTTATGCTGAATTAGTGTACTTTCTTCGGTTCGATTGCCCCAG CAGAAAGGGTTGCTGTTACGACAAgactttgttttctttgtatgtGGATTCTATATTAGAAGATTTGGTGATAACTCTAGCAGATGGGATTGCGAGCATTTATCTAGAGCTTATTTCTGTCGACGGCAATTTGTCAAATGAAATTAACAGCCTGGGTTTGGTGATGTGTAATCTGTCAACCCGTGCACTCCAAAGATTACGTAATGAG GTGGCCCTGAATTTATGGTTGTACCAAAATGTGAAGGCAGTTGTATCAATGTATGAAGATCGGTTTGACCTGTGCACATTTCAGATGCATCTCATTGAGGAATCTAGCAGGGATATCCAACTTGAGAATCATAATTGGTGGAAGAAGCTGACCTGGGGAAAATCTGGGACTTCGACATCTGCATCAAGTTATATTGAAATAATCCAAATTTCCATTTCTGTGAGAAGAACCAAGGAACTAAGGGCCCTGACAGGGTG GAGGTATTACTTCAGCCTATTCCTCGAATTATCTGACATTAGCTTGCCATTTATTAGAGCAGTTTTTGAAAAACTCAGCAATGCCATCTCATTCTTTTTTGTTAGCTTGATTGGGAGGTCGATAGGACTTATCTACACCGGAATTAGACAGTCCCTGCGATGGAAGTAA
- the LOC123215593 gene encoding uncharacterized protein LOC123215593 isoform X4, which translates to MFAKEFIFKTGSKVLLMASIFLTYLAGVIPVQKSNHTLQKSILDNVVASENSTSPGSARKNDDKANLNYAWEVVKQKLLDSLDAIEHGINSGNRALEFEQQQEKHQLSLYAVSEGPKLRLLWASFLQLEKEVNNISSNPNSVNMDDWTTIFSEIIRESCQTVCMTWLENEFDLDNSNVDKALISLITEKLKGDDTVLKNIVKLGKRDLYAELVYFLRFDCPSRKGCCYDKTLFSLYVDSILEDLVITLADGIASIYLELISVDGNLSNEINSLGLVMCNLSTRALQRLRNEVALNLWLYQNVKAVVSMYEDRFDLCTFQMHLIEESSRDIQLENHNWWKKLTWGKSGTSTSASSYIEIIQISISVRRTKELRALTGWRYYFSLFLELSDISLPFIRAVFEKLSNAISFFFVSLIGRSIGLIYTGIRQSLRWK; encoded by the exons GTACTTCTTATGGCCAGTATTTTCCTTACTTATCTGGCTGGAGTAATTCCTGTTCAGAAGTCTAATCACACTTTGCAAAAGAGCATACTTGATAACGTTGTGGCCTCTGAGAATTCAACCTCTCCTGGTAG TGCCCGGAAGAATGATGACAaagctaatttaaattatgcttGGGAAGTGGTGAAACAAAAACTTTTGGATTCTCTAGATGCTATTGAACATGGTATTAATTCTGGAAACAGAGCCCTTGAATTTGAACAACAACAGGAAAAGCACCAACTAAGTTTGTATGCTGTATCTGAGGGACCAAAGTTACGGTTGCTTTGGGCTTCTTTTCTGCAGCTTGAGAAAGAG GTAAATAATATCTCCAGCAATCCCAACTCTGTTAACATGGATGATTGGACAactattttttctgaaatcattcGAGAATCCTGTCAAACAGTATGCATGACTTGGCTGGAAAATGAATTTGACCTAGACAATAGTAATGTTGACAAG GCACTTATTTCTCTTATTACAGAGAAGTTAAAAGGAGATGATACTGTTTTAAAGAATATTGTAAAGTTAGGCAAGAGAGATCTTTATGCTGAATTAGTGTACTTTCTTCGGTTCGATTGCCCCAG CAGAAAGGGTTGCTGTTACGACAAgactttgttttctttgtatgtGGATTCTATATTAGAAGATTTGGTGATAACTCTAGCAGATGGGATTGCGAGCATTTATCTAGAGCTTATTTCTGTCGACGGCAATTTGTCAAATGAAATTAACAGCCTGGGTTTGGTGATGTGTAATCTGTCAACCCGTGCACTCCAAAGATTACGTAATGAG GTGGCCCTGAATTTATGGTTGTACCAAAATGTGAAGGCAGTTGTATCAATGTATGAAGATCGGTTTGACCTGTGCACATTTCAGATGCATCTCATTGAGGAATCTAGCAGGGATATCCAACTTGAGAATCATAATTGGTGGAAGAAGCTGACCTGGGGAAAATCTGGGACTTCGACATCTGCATCAAGTTATATTGAAATAATCCAAATTTCCATTTCTGTGAGAAGAACCAAGGAACTAAGGGCCCTGACAGGGTG GAGGTATTACTTCAGCCTATTCCTCGAATTATCTGACATTAGCTTGCCATTTATTAGAGCAGTTTTTGAAAAACTCAGCAATGCCATCTCATTCTTTTTTGTTAGCTTGATTGGGAGGTCGATAGGACTTATCTACACCGGAATTAGACAGTCCCTGCGATGGAAGTAA
- the LOC123215593 gene encoding uncharacterized protein LOC123215593 isoform X5 — protein sequence MAEYVAAPTCIKLYMQSTRAKERECLRKNSFLRPAQSARKNDDKANLNYAWEVVKQKLLDSLDAIEHGINSGNRALEFEQQQEKHQLSLYAVSEGPKLRLLWASFLQLEKEVNNISSNPNSVNMDDWTTIFSEIIRESCQTVCMTWLENEFDLDNSNVDKALISLITEKLKGDDTVLKNIVKLGKRDLYAELVYFLRFDCPSRKGCCYDKTLFSLYVDSILEDLVITLADGIASIYLELISVDGNLSNEINSLGLVMCNLSTRALQRLRNEVALNLWLYQNVKAVVSMYEDRFDLCTFQMHLIEESSRDIQLENHNWWKKLTWGKSGTSTSASSYIEIIQISISVRRTKELRALTGWRYYFSLFLELSDISLPFIRAVFEKLSNAISFFFVSLIGRSIGLIYTGIRQSLRWK from the exons TGCCCGGAAGAATGATGACAaagctaatttaaattatgcttGGGAAGTGGTGAAACAAAAACTTTTGGATTCTCTAGATGCTATTGAACATGGTATTAATTCTGGAAACAGAGCCCTTGAATTTGAACAACAACAGGAAAAGCACCAACTAAGTTTGTATGCTGTATCTGAGGGACCAAAGTTACGGTTGCTTTGGGCTTCTTTTCTGCAGCTTGAGAAAGAG GTAAATAATATCTCCAGCAATCCCAACTCTGTTAACATGGATGATTGGACAactattttttctgaaatcattcGAGAATCCTGTCAAACAGTATGCATGACTTGGCTGGAAAATGAATTTGACCTAGACAATAGTAATGTTGACAAG GCACTTATTTCTCTTATTACAGAGAAGTTAAAAGGAGATGATACTGTTTTAAAGAATATTGTAAAGTTAGGCAAGAGAGATCTTTATGCTGAATTAGTGTACTTTCTTCGGTTCGATTGCCCCAG CAGAAAGGGTTGCTGTTACGACAAgactttgttttctttgtatgtGGATTCTATATTAGAAGATTTGGTGATAACTCTAGCAGATGGGATTGCGAGCATTTATCTAGAGCTTATTTCTGTCGACGGCAATTTGTCAAATGAAATTAACAGCCTGGGTTTGGTGATGTGTAATCTGTCAACCCGTGCACTCCAAAGATTACGTAATGAG GTGGCCCTGAATTTATGGTTGTACCAAAATGTGAAGGCAGTTGTATCAATGTATGAAGATCGGTTTGACCTGTGCACATTTCAGATGCATCTCATTGAGGAATCTAGCAGGGATATCCAACTTGAGAATCATAATTGGTGGAAGAAGCTGACCTGGGGAAAATCTGGGACTTCGACATCTGCATCAAGTTATATTGAAATAATCCAAATTTCCATTTCTGTGAGAAGAACCAAGGAACTAAGGGCCCTGACAGGGTG GAGGTATTACTTCAGCCTATTCCTCGAATTATCTGACATTAGCTTGCCATTTATTAGAGCAGTTTTTGAAAAACTCAGCAATGCCATCTCATTCTTTTTTGTTAGCTTGATTGGGAGGTCGATAGGACTTATCTACACCGGAATTAGACAGTCCCTGCGATGGAAGTAA
- the LOC123216096 gene encoding LOW QUALITY PROTEIN: CLAVATA3/ESR (CLE)-related protein TDIF (The sequence of the model RefSeq protein was modified relative to this genomic sequence to represent the inferred CDS: deleted 1 base in 1 codon): MDIEPLRALGGWFISLDNCMAAPKTPSNFSVTTSKSHFLYLLFALFCIFLILLSSSYHENLSKMSPSITHQNNRFLLESSESSSSSTTATMNLHPEQTKNKAAKREYEAAAHEVPSGPNPISNR, encoded by the exons ATGGATATTGAACCCTTGCGGGCT TTGGGGGGGTGGTTTATTTCTCTTGATAATTGCATGGCAGCACCTAAaacaccatcaaatttttctgTAACAACCTCAAAATCCCACTTTCTGTATCTCCTTTTTGCCCTTTTCTGCATTTTTCTCATCCTGCTAAGCTCTAGCTATCATGAAAACCTTTCAAAAATGTCTCCCTCAATTACCCACCAAAACAATAGGTTCCTCTTAGAATCCTCTGAGTCATCATCGTCATCTACAACAGCTACCATGAATTTGCATCCCGAACAAACCAAAAACAAGGCTGCAAAAAGAGAGTATGAAGCTGCAGCTCATGAAGTTCCCAGCGGACCAAACCCCATTTCAAACAGGTAA